A portion of the Chaetodon trifascialis isolate fChaTrf1 chromosome 7, fChaTrf1.hap1, whole genome shotgun sequence genome contains these proteins:
- the cnih4 gene encoding protein cornichon homolog 4, with protein sequence MEAAVFILSLVDCCALIFLSVYFIITLSDLECDYINARACCSKLNKWVIPEMVGQCLSTMLMLVSMRWFIFLLNLPVAAWNIYRYMKVPMGNMGVFDPTEIHNRGQLKSHMKEAMIKLGYHLLCFFIYLYSMILALIND encoded by the exons ATGGAAGCGGCTGTGTTCATTCTGTCACTTGTGGACTGCTGTGCACTGATTTTCCTCTCCGTCTACTTT ATCATCACCCTGTCAGATCTAGAATGTGACTACATCAATGCTAGAGCCTGCTGCTCCAAGCTGAACAAA TGGGTAATTCCAGAGATGGTCGGCCAGTGTCTCTCTACAATGCTGATGTTGGTTTCCATGCGCTggttcatcttcctcctcaacCTGCCTGTAGCAGCCTGGAACATTTATAG GTACATGAAGGTGCCAATGGGAAACATGGGTGTGTTTGACCCCACTGAGATCCACAACCGAGGTCAACTAAAGTCACACATGAAGGAGGCAATGATTAAACTGGGTTACCACTTGCTCTGcttcttcatttatttgtacAG CATGATCCTGGCTCTGATCAACGACTGA